Within the Cyprinus carpio isolate SPL01 chromosome B18, ASM1834038v1, whole genome shotgun sequence genome, the region TATTCgtctgaaataagaaagtcatatacacctaggatggcttgagggtgagtaaatcatggagtaatttttatttttgggtgaactatccctttaaatagttAAACATATATTCCTGCTTTCATGATATATCAGTGGCTTGTTCATCTGTTGAAACATAAGGGGTGAACATGATTAATCTCACCTGTTTTAAGCTTCCTTTTACAACAATCAGTTGTCCAAGTGCCCATGCAGGCACCAGAAGAATGGAGGACAGGGCCATTAGCCAGCCTAGTGCATACGCCCAGTCCGGGTACACATACCAGCGGTTAAAAGTGAGGGGTTTGTACTTCACAAGAGAACAGACAAAAGACACCTGAGAATGGACAGAACAGAAGGAGAAAGTTGTAAAGAATAGAtgagaaagaaaaaggagaatGAGATCAGACAAATGTGAGAAATAGTTTTAACCAGGCATGTAAGCCTACAACTAAATAATGATTGTTAAGACATTTGTAGGCTTtttgacaaatgtaaaaaaaaatctgtgaagaTCAAACAGATGAATGAATGCAGAGACACTCACCACAGATACAAGAGGAGTCAGGTATTTCCAGCACAGCATAAATATGTAATTGGGTCGTGAGTTGGTCATATCTTCAATGACATCAAACATTCTCTCAGCCCCTGTGGTGTAGGGAAGAAtttagcatcattttttttttatagtaaaaataattaaaaagtataaatggTAAAATTCATGATTTTGCttcatttgatcagtttaaaaaaCCTGACAAGAAATGTTCTGTTGCTCATTTATTGTTAGAAGTAAATGCAGAGTCATAGGTGCTACACAGCTTTGACAGACTTCACAACATGGTGTTTAGAATAATAGTATATATCTTCTTTTCTCCTAATTACAGTACCTCAACATGACAAGGCAGGCTAAGTTTTTGATTACAGAAAGGTGTCATTGACATATAAGTGTGGGCAGTCCTGTTTGAATGAATCTGGCTGACATCAGAAGGTTTTTTGGCAGCTTAGTTTTAATAAAAGGTTTTTGAAACTAGAAAGGAAGTTGTGGCTACCAATATACTACTAACATTATGGGGAATAAGGAGTAGTACCCATATACTTATGCGTTCATATTACAATTCTTTTATCTTTTAACAATTCCTTGCTtcttttacattacttttatcTCAATACATCGGGGAAATGCTATTCTTTATTTAAAGGTCAGTTTTTGTAGCTTCTTTGCTACTTACCAAAGACCCAACCCATGGCCAGAGACTCAAACACACAGAGGAAAAGAAGACAGGCTCCACTGCAGGCATAGTAGTCAAACAACTGGAATACATACATCCCCCCCTGCAGGTCACAATACAACATTACAACTCAAGCAGAACAAATGTGTTGAATTCAACAAAAAGGCTATGTTTGGAATGTATACTGCCTTCTATTCTCAAAAGTAGTAGCTTGTAACAGCATTTTTACAGCATACAAACAAGTTATacaatgttgttttatatatgtaaGCTTAAGTTTGAATCTTTTTTGAAAGGCAGctcatatttttactttcaatTAAATAAGGAAACTTTATTTGTTATATCtcattttatacatttcagtgtctttcttcctcacacacacagacctctGTAACCATGACAAGTTGGCTGAAGAagcaaaaaagacagaaaagcagGAGGAATATTTCTCGACGTCCAGCTTTGCGTAGCACCATGGGGTACAGGTCCATCACTGATGTCATGAAAACTTCCATCGCAACAAACTTTTTAAGGAGTGCAGCAGAACAAAAGTGCATTAGAATAGTGAAACACGTGAGTGAGGTTTGAGGTTTGAGTTTTAGCTCACCTGTGTATCTAGCCCAAGCAAAATAATCATAATGAAGAAACAAGCAGCCCACAGTTGCGGACAAGGCATCATAGCAACTGCCTGTGGATAAGCTATGAATGCTAGTCCTGgacctgaaagaaagaaaatcatttgtttagtattttagttttctaaagcttttccttttttaaaagaatgttgcAGTACCTGATTCTGCCACCTCGTCAATGGGGACACCCTGTTTTTGAGCCATGAAGCCCAAGACTGAGAACACAGCAAAACCTGCTACCACACTGGTACCACTGTTCAGAAGGCAAAGCCATAAGCTGTCCCtgataaagaaaacataaattatacaatatatacatacatatgtatatgtggTGCAAAAATCACTGTGCCTGTGcctatattattttctaaatagaagagaaaagagaagggCCAAACACCGAACTCTGTGGTACCCCAGTGGTTAGTTAATGTGAATGACATTCCTATGTGCCCAAATATAGGCTGAAGATCAACCTTTGAAATAGATACCAAAAACAAAGATACtggaaataatacaataataataatactgaactAACCTGTAGcagttgttgttgtatttattgtaGCTGCCTAATACAGTAAGAGAGGCTGTACCCAAAGCATAGGAGAAAAAGATCTGAGCTCCTGCTTCCATCCAAACCTAAATGCATAAAACGAGTAAGTACTTGGGGAAGGCTCAAGAAATTGTAATTTGTTAATGCTATTTTGATAACAGCAAATTTTGTATTGAATTTTCTTTTGCTACTTACAgagaaaatatactttttattggTTGCAAATGCAGTTTAAATAGACTTcgtgaaacaacaacaacaacaaaaaaacatttatttatactatCACCTTGTATAGGGGTTATTAAGTCACATGCCAGGAACGGGCAGATGGTGGGGTTACCTGTGGGTCAAAGAGACGGGCTGGTTCAGGGTACAGGTAAAACACAATCCCCTGTAGAGCTCCAGGAAGAGTCAACCCACGAATCAGCAACACAAGCAGCATCACATAAGGAAATGTAGCTGTGAAATACACCACCTACAGGCACAGTAAGAAAGAGCCAAAATGATGCATCCGTCCCCTCAAAAATGTCTTACTGGTTTCATATCaagcaaaatactgtataaacattCAGAACACAAATAGTGACAAATTGAAACATAATTTCTTGTTTCAAAGCTGTCAGTGCGGAAGACAACAGACCAAACAATCAAAGTGTGAACATGTGaattttgatgtaaaatatttaagcACAGTATTAGACTAGATAATCTTGCTCACCTTGCCTGTGGATTTGACTCCTTTCCAAATGCAGAAATAACATATGATCCACATTGCAATAAGACACAGCAGAATCTCCCAGTTGATCTTCCCCATCTCCTCAATAcctccagagagagacagcacTCTGTTTCTATAAAATTTGATAAGAGAgaacaacaaactttttttttttattatatatgtatgtgtgtgtatctatgttTTTGGAAATGCTAATGCATAATGTTCTTGCAAGGATTGATttcattgtaatataatttatgcTTATGTATTTACCTCCAGAACTCAGTAACCGAAGAAGTTGAATTAATCAGCATTGTCTGGTTGAGGGTCAGATTGTTTGCAGCAAGATTCACACAGTCATCTAAGAcagagatgacaaaaaaaaaaaaagtttgcaaaccACTGGTCCAGCATATTCGCACACTGTATGATATTCAATAGATAGTAGCACTTTCTgtgagttttgttttaaatgttcaccTGTGTTCCAGGTGTTGTCACAGCTGGCCCATGGCAGTTGGGAGCTAAAAGAGAAGATGAGGTAGAAAAGCGCCCAGGCCAGAATGATGATGTAATACATGCAGCTGTACAAAATAATCAGTTGTCCTCCATACCCAATACCTGACAAAAGCAAACATACATTGATCAGCAGGGACATTCAACTAGTTTCACAGAGACCCATGAGAATGGCTTCAATGCAAAGTTTCATTTGCCACCAGGACACAAttagtgtgccaaatttcactaACTTTTACCATACAGTTCTAGGGGCTGATATGGATTTCTATACAGATGAATATTGTCACAATTGATACACTGTCTCACATTTACTTTAGAAAATGCAAGTGGTGTACCCTTACAATAATTGcagataaaaaatgcattaattaatttgtttaaatcttTTGACTCACCCTCAGCCAGTGGACAAAGCCGACGCCAACAAGTAATGCCCCCTTCCTGTGTGTACTGTCCCATAGCCGTCTCTAGCAGAAACAGAGGCACCCCACAGGTAACCACAAACACCAGGTAGGGTATCAGGAACGCCCCTGAGAACACACCAGtgcaataatacattattaaaatgccaCAGAAACCTAAAGTATAGTATTCAGTTTTATAACCATAATGAAATCTCCaagaaacaaacatttgtgtCTTTATTTTGCTTCATACCTCCGCCGTTCTTGTAGCAAAGGTAAGGAAATCTCCACACATTACCCAGACCAATCACAATCCCTGCCACAGCTAAAATAAACTCTGTTTTACTCCCCCAGTATCCTCTTTCCTCTGTTTGTCCTTTGAGTTTTGTCATATCTTCACACCGTTTTGACAAGGTTGCTCTGATCCTGCTGTCCAGACTGCTATAAGTTCACAGTGAGTTTGTTCTGCTCAGCTGGACGCTTATAAAAATGTATCAAGCTATTCATTGACTGATCCTCTCCAGCTGAAATGACAACCAAAGTACGAAACAGGGAATGGGGCAGGTCTAAAGCAGATGCAGATCAggttatatgattatatatattatttagtttcaAACATGCATGTGTAAATCCTACAGCCTCCAGTCTTGGAGTATGAGGCTCTATCAATGCTAAAGTCACAGGTTCGGTTCCTAGGAAATGCATCAGCTGTTACAATGTAAAAAGTCACTTTagtatatttaattacaaaaagctCACTGAAAGCAAAGACTGTGGGTGAGATACCGGAATAAAGGTATAAATGTCTTTTTGTCGAGGTTCCACAGAATATGACTGAATGAGTAGTAAATACTCCTGTTAATACctttattgattttctttaaaaacagatctgttttttaaatttggaaaatataaatatataatattatactgtataaatagaTCATTATGCAGCCCTTCTGTTCACTGCTATTAGTAACatgattatttgtaatttataagaAGGTTTCAGATTGAATTCAACTGCATCAAACAAGTTTTCTGGGATTTTTTCAACAGCATGCTAAAAATATGCTTCTAATTTATCTTCTGCTTATTTTAACCTGAAAAATTAAGGCCTGCTTGAGCATTAGTGAATGTTTGCATCTTTTGTTAAAGTTGGCATGAGTCCACCTCTATGCATGATAGCCTCCACATTTAGCCTCAGTGCCCACTGCATCTTCTGATGGAAATTATGGAAATTACGAGAAAAGAGGGATCTCATAATCATAAAAGGTTTCAAATACTAAGATGTTAGAAAACCAAACAATGTGCTGGACCtgtacgatttttttttcttctgatgaacAATGGAAAATTAGggagtaatattaaaaagtcattgGTGATCTAGTTAACCACACACATTAAGAATGAAGCCTTTGGTTTTTAATTGGAGAATATTGTCAAGAATATTTCTGGTCTAGATGAATGCCTTTGTCTCCTATGGCTGCATCAAAGCGGCAATGATAACTGTGGTAGTTGTggtatttttacttaaaatatgtttGCTAAAAGTAAATGAGAAAAATTGTGGTTAGATCATTTTTGTAAAAGACAGTAAACATCCTTAGGGTCAAAAAGTACCCTGCCTCAGCTCGTTTAGCTCCCTTTATCGCTGCACTCTCCTCACAGCCTCAGTGTCTGGTCTACAGTTTGCATTACTGAACTAAGCCTGATGCCTTACCTTGCTACTTACCTGTGTTTACTCACCCTTAGATGCTCCTTTGCTCCATTGCTTATGTTCTCCACTGCTGCTTCACTCCTCTGGATCACCTGCAAGAGACAAACATCTGTTACCATCAGCTAAGAGACCTGAAACCTTACATCTGCATATTACTCACCTTCTGATCATTGCTTCTCATTACCACAGCCCGTCTGtcaataaaactgctgttttgcATACTTACCTCTGTGTTTCTGGCCTGCTTGCTGACAGTAGTTGGCTGAGCAATGtcaactttcattttaaatttttatgtcatttttaaatggTATCATAACCTTCCGCACATGCAAGCAATAGATGTACAAATGCACAAAGAAATTAGGCTACCGGCAGTGAGTTCAAGCAATTTCTACCATGGGTCACACTAGTAGATAATGATTTCTGAGACCTTATTTTGAGTATGAACCATGTTCATGTGATATTGACAATAAGTTACTAAAACTTTTTGTGCTACTGttgtgcttttttatatatataaattctaaccTGTTCAAATATAAGTTATAATTTAAGGGATGTACAGAGCACAGCGTTCTTATTTCACCAGGGAAATATTAACTAGATTACAGGTGACAATTATACTGAAAAAGTTCACACAAGTTTGGTCTATCAGTGAAAGGTTTGAGATCTGAGTCAAATTaccaaaatgaattattttaaatatatttgtacaaaaattcacttacaacaacaacaataataatcataatcataataataaaaataactaaaattatcaGTCCCGTCAAACTTGACTGTGGAAACTGTGGCGTTACACTTATGCCACAATTGTGTGAGCACAAGATTATAtgcagtgttgggcaagctacttggaaaatgtagtaagctaagctaacagttactcttcattaaatgaagcttcactacactaaagctacagccctgtgaaatgtagcaagctaagctacaacaacatggcaaaagtagtttactacatctaagctatttaaaaaaaaaaaaaataaaatcatttttatattgagccaacatcataccaagtcaatgctctctcagtgatcaatacaactgtcagtcaagcagatagacaggcataatagttcagtttagttgtttattcaacagctgttcCAAATCAATTTCAACTAACACTTGCCAAATCaactaacacttgcttctctaatctttttgtaatctatctttgttttctttttatttattatacaattaacaaaagcaaaaaaggcctctaaattaaaaaaacaaaaaaacaaaaacaaaaaaaaaaaccttgctacatgtactgcattaagctaactgagactttttatagcacttatatatcattgctcttttgttgattttgatttcttccattgtgctcatttgtaagttgctttggataaaagtgtctgctaaatgactaaatgtaaatggtaacccttcacaataaggttcattagttaacattagttaactagtgtaggtaACACAAACTAAGAACgaacaatactttcaacatttactaatgcattattaaaatcaagctgtgtttgttgtcattaattaatgcactgtgaactaacatgaactacaaatgaacgactgtattttcattaacaaagatgaataaatactgtaatacatgttttgttcattgtacgttcatgttagttacattagctaacattaattaaatcttactgtactgtataatgttaccatacagatgtataggcctacaaataacttaggctacgtttatttgcattgttgcatgtgtcattcattattttattaacgtttcaccaaaatcaagtttaaatactaagtttttgaatgtttcgaatgttttaccccgtcattaacgccacattcgaaggcagtacgggcatctaagggcatcatgaacttgcaggttgtacagttttctgtcgctatgtgggcgctcagtttttttttctgttatttgggtttattttgattttttgaatgtttcattgattatattattctatttgactgtgacttcacaacaaatgctaagacactcttctccgctcctcaaatacaaaaaacattagcctttataaatatagtgtttcttgagtaaagagaacgctgtacttattgaaCGCTGTAtttattcaatcaacagttattttatttaccttcatactgcaaacaaactaagatcccccgcacttcattcacgagagaggcgggaagaataatgaggtttgactgacagtttgaggagctaatgacgttacgaggtttagtggcggtggcgtcacttttactggtccaggatcagtgatccttagcagttatatttccgatttgagcttgagtttcagaaatgctttgaataatgtaacgtcagcttttgttgacgctaccacggtacttgatcaaaaaaagagcttagctactgaaaagctatttgattaagaaagcagcgacgctaccaccacgctactaagaaatgtagttaaactactagcgtcactacttgtagcgacgctactgcccatcactgATTATATGTTGTGTACGGAAAAGGCATTTTGCACACATATGAACTGGGTTTTGTTGAGAAATGGTGGTTTAAcacgaacacaaacacacacacacacacacacacacaaattgagTGAAcgaaaattattttgcaatcaaaaaCGTTTATCTGAATGTGTACAGACAGATGTTCTTGAAGGTAAACAGACTTGCAGAGTTTAGCCCCGACAAATTCAGTTAAAGGATAGGATAACATGACTGAAGATTGTAGACttctgaagcagcaaaacagggTATACACAAATACTGATTGATAGAATACACAAAAAGTAATCGTCCATCAATTTTCCAAATCCTTGTCCTATGTAGCTTGCAGGGATGCTGGATGCCGGACAGATGTGTAGGAACCACTAACTCAATTTGAACAAATCAGGTAAAATGGTTGAATGTGTCACACCCACACCAGTCTCTTCTTAAAAAACGTCTTCCTTGCTCCAGCTCTTCTGTGTTCTGAATACCTGTTGCTTGTGAAGGACTGTTTAAAACTTCCTCCATCAGTCTTTGTCTGGCCTCATATTTGGACAAACAGACTCTATATCTGTATAGAGTGTAGTGTAGTTCTATTTCATCTCAGTCAACACACCACAGTATGGGTCAGCTTCGCTAAGGATAAGCTGTCAGGAGACGGTATATCAAATTAACCACCCGTGTGGGGGATTTGTTAGATCAAGATTGCATGGCAGTCATTGCAGCGCCATTAGTGCCTGGGGAGGTCTGACGGTTATCAACCGCCGACCCCACATTTTTCCAGTCAACATCTTTTCCACTGGCACCAATGCACTCAATGTCCATGGGTGCTGAGCACCTTGGAGCTCAGATACAGGCTCCAATTCAAATCCAAGCCACCCCAATTTCAAAGGATTGTTCTTACTGAAGAAGGCTGTTTCTTCAGTTAAGAGGGTGAGTGAAATTCATGCTTTCTCTGTGCACCCTGTGTGTTTAAGATTAGGAGAAGAAAGCTCATCTATTTCACTTCTTCCAAACCCCTCATTTCTGCCAAAAGTTCTGCCCCGTTCCTTTATTTCCAGGCCCTTGGTGCTAGAACTTTTCCATTCACCTCCTCACAATTCAGCGGAATCAGCCAGACTGCATCTAATCTGTCCAGTCAGGGCACTGAGAAGATACATTTCTTGCACACAACAGATAAGACATACCGATCAGCTGTTTTTCTGTTATGGAGACTCTGTGCAAGGCCAGGTTGTGTCCAAGCAGAGGCTGGCAAAATGGGTGGTCAGGCTGATAGAGCTAGCCTATCCTATCCTATCACAGCGCAGGGATGCCTCCTCCAAATGGAGTGGTGGCCCACTCTACAAGAGGACTGACTGCCTCCTGGGCATTGTTTAGAGGGGCCTCTCAGGAGGATGTGTGTCATCATCCATGACATTTGCCAAATTCTATCGTCTAGATGGATAACAGTCTCATCAACTGTCCTGCAAACAGCGGAACAGACATGATCTGTTGAACCCGCTGATTTAACTGTAAATGACAGGAAAACGAATAAATGTTCTGTTAGCATGAATTGGTTTCCTTGAGTTTAT harbors:
- the LOC109085546 gene encoding sodium- and chloride-dependent GABA transporter 2-like isoform X2 encodes the protein MGQYTQEGGITCWRRLCPLAEGIGYGGQLIILYSCMYYIIILAWALFYLIFSFSSQLPWASCDNTWNTDDCVNLAANNLTLNQTMLINSTSSVTEFWRNRVLSLSGGIEEMGKINWEILLCLIAMWIICYFCIWKGVKSTGKVVYFTATFPYVMLLVLLIRGLTLPGALQGIVFYLYPEPARLFDPQVWMEAGAQIFFSYALGTASLTVLGSYNKYNNNCYRDSLWLCLLNSGTSVVAGFAVFSVLGFMAQKQGVPIDEVAESGPGLAFIAYPQAVAMMPCPQLWAACFFIMIILLGLDTQFVAMEVFMTSVMDLYPMVLRKAGRREIFLLLFCLFCFFSQLVMVTEGGMYVFQLFDYYACSGACLLFLCVFESLAMGWVFGAERMFDVIEDMTNSRPNYIFMLCWKYLTPLVSVVSFVCSLVKYKPLTFNRWYVYPDWAYALGWLMALSSILLVPAWALGQLIVVKGSLKQRWFHLCSPDKNLPVPCKQRTQIQENTLITEMEVFVKCCKN
- the LOC109085546 gene encoding sodium- and chloride-dependent GABA transporter 2-like isoform X1, with translation MTKLKGQTEERGYWGSKTEFILAVAGIVIGLGNVWRFPYLCYKNGGGAFLIPYLVFVVTCGVPLFLLETAMGQYTQEGGITCWRRLCPLAEGIGYGGQLIILYSCMYYIIILAWALFYLIFSFSSQLPWASCDNTWNTDDCVNLAANNLTLNQTMLINSTSSVTEFWRNRVLSLSGGIEEMGKINWEILLCLIAMWIICYFCIWKGVKSTGKVVYFTATFPYVMLLVLLIRGLTLPGALQGIVFYLYPEPARLFDPQVWMEAGAQIFFSYALGTASLTVLGSYNKYNNNCYRDSLWLCLLNSGTSVVAGFAVFSVLGFMAQKQGVPIDEVAESGPGLAFIAYPQAVAMMPCPQLWAACFFIMIILLGLDTQFVAMEVFMTSVMDLYPMVLRKAGRREIFLLLFCLFCFFSQLVMVTEGGMYVFQLFDYYACSGACLLFLCVFESLAMGWVFGAERMFDVIEDMTNSRPNYIFMLCWKYLTPLVSVVSFVCSLVKYKPLTFNRWYVYPDWAYALGWLMALSSILLVPAWALGQLIVVKGSLKQRWFHLCSPDKNLPVPCKQRTQIQENTLITEMEVFVKCCKN